A window from Pseudomonas alloputida encodes these proteins:
- the surA gene encoding peptidylprolyl isomerase SurA: MKTKLIDRLRPVLLGVALLSGAVHAAVQPLDRVVAIVDNDVVMQSQLDQRVHEVQQTIAKRGGGVPPTSALEQQVLERLIVENLQLQIGERSGIRITDEELNQAIGTIAQRNGMSLDQFRAALARDGLSFDDAREQVKREMIISRVRQRRVAERIQVSEQEVKNFLASDLGKMQMSEEYRLANILIPTPEAANSDDIQKAARKVGDVYQQLRQGADFGQMAIANSASENALEGGEMGWRKAGQLPPDFAKMLSSMPVGEITQPIRIPNGFIILKLEEKRGGSENVLRDEVHVRHILIKPSEIRSEAATEQLAERLYDRIKNGEDFGELAKSFSEDPGSALNGGDLNWVDPNSLVPEFREQMANAQQGVVTKPFKTQYGWHVLEVLGRRATDSTEQAREQQALSVLRNRKYDEELQTWLRQIRDEAYVEIKLPGADQAAQ; the protein is encoded by the coding sequence GTGAAGACCAAGCTTATTGATCGTCTGCGCCCAGTGTTGCTGGGCGTCGCTTTGCTGAGTGGCGCGGTGCATGCCGCGGTGCAACCTCTTGATCGCGTGGTGGCTATCGTCGACAACGACGTGGTCATGCAAAGCCAGCTGGACCAGCGTGTCCATGAGGTCCAGCAAACCATCGCCAAGCGCGGCGGCGGCGTGCCGCCGACCAGCGCCCTGGAACAGCAGGTCCTGGAACGCCTGATCGTCGAGAACCTGCAGCTGCAGATCGGCGAGCGCTCTGGTATCCGCATCACCGACGAAGAGCTGAACCAGGCCATTGGCACCATTGCCCAGCGCAATGGCATGTCGCTGGACCAGTTCCGCGCGGCGCTGGCCCGTGACGGCCTGTCGTTCGACGACGCTCGCGAGCAGGTCAAGCGCGAGATGATCATCAGCCGCGTGCGCCAACGCCGCGTTGCCGAGCGCATTCAGGTGTCCGAGCAGGAAGTGAAGAACTTCCTGGCCTCGGACCTGGGCAAGATGCAGATGTCGGAAGAGTACCGCCTGGCCAACATCCTCATCCCGACCCCGGAAGCCGCCAACTCGGACGATATCCAGAAGGCTGCGCGCAAGGTCGGTGACGTGTACCAGCAACTGCGCCAGGGTGCCGACTTCGGCCAGATGGCGATTGCCAACTCGGCCAGCGAAAACGCCCTGGAAGGCGGCGAGATGGGCTGGCGTAAAGCCGGTCAGCTGCCACCCGACTTCGCCAAGATGCTCAGCAGCATGCCAGTGGGCGAAATTACCCAGCCTATTCGCATCCCCAACGGCTTCATCATCCTCAAGCTCGAGGAGAAGCGCGGCGGCAGCGAGAACGTGCTGCGCGACGAAGTGCATGTACGCCACATCCTGATCAAGCCAAGCGAGATCCGCAGCGAGGCGGCCACCGAGCAGCTGGCCGAGCGCCTTTATGATCGGATCAAGAACGGCGAAGACTTCGGCGAACTGGCCAAGAGCTTCTCGGAAGACCCGGGTTCGGCACTCAACGGCGGCGACCTCAACTGGGTCGATCCGAACAGCCTGGTACCGGAGTTCCGTGAACAGATGGCCAATGCCCAGCAAGGCGTAGTGACCAAACCGTTCAAGACCCAGTACGGCTGGCACGTTCTGGAAGTGCTGGGCCGCCGCGCCACCGACAGCACCGAGCAAGCTCGCGAACAGCAGGCCCTGAGCGTACTGCGCAACCGCAAGTATGACGAAGAGCTGCAAACCTGGCTGCGCCAGATCCGCGACGAAGCCTACGTTGAAATCAAGCTGCCTGGCGCTGACCAGGCCGCCCAGTGA
- the pdxA gene encoding 4-hydroxythreonine-4-phosphate dehydrogenase PdxA: protein MKPLRFAVTPGEPAGIGPDLCLLLAADAQPHPLIAITSRDLLAERATQLGLAVSLLPVAPGQWPDLPAPAGSLYVWDTPLAAPVVPGQLDKANAAFVLETLTRAGQGCLDGHFAGMITAPVHKGVINESGIAFSGHTEFLAELTRTAQVVMMLATRGLRVALVTTHLPLRDVADAITAERVERVTRILHADMRDKFGIANPRILVCGLNPHAGEGGHLGREEIDIIEPTLARLRTEGMDLRGPLPADTLFTPKYLEHCDAVLAMYHDQGLPVLKYKGFGAAVNVTLGLPIIRTSVDHGTALDLAGTGKVDTGSLRVALETAYQMAENRP, encoded by the coding sequence GTGAAGCCCCTGCGCTTCGCCGTCACCCCCGGCGAGCCGGCCGGCATAGGCCCCGACCTGTGCCTGCTGCTCGCCGCAGACGCCCAGCCCCACCCCCTGATCGCCATCACCAGCCGTGACCTGCTCGCCGAGCGGGCCACGCAGCTGGGGCTGGCCGTCAGCCTGCTGCCGGTAGCCCCGGGCCAATGGCCTGACCTCCCGGCACCCGCAGGTAGCCTGTACGTCTGGGATACCCCCTTGGCGGCCCCGGTGGTGCCAGGCCAGCTCGACAAGGCCAACGCAGCGTTCGTGCTGGAAACCCTGACCCGCGCCGGGCAAGGCTGCCTGGACGGGCACTTCGCCGGGATGATCACGGCCCCGGTGCACAAGGGTGTGATCAACGAAAGCGGTATCGCCTTTTCCGGGCATACCGAATTCCTTGCCGAACTGACCCGCACCGCACAAGTGGTAATGATGCTGGCCACCCGCGGCCTGCGCGTGGCCCTGGTGACCACGCACCTGCCACTGCGTGATGTTGCCGACGCTATCACTGCAGAGCGCGTCGAACGTGTAACCCGTATCCTGCATGCCGACATGCGCGACAAGTTTGGCATTGCCAACCCGCGTATCCTCGTGTGCGGCCTCAACCCGCATGCGGGCGAGGGCGGCCACCTGGGCCGCGAAGAAATCGACATCATCGAGCCGACCCTGGCCCGCCTGCGCACCGAAGGCATGGACCTGCGCGGGCCGCTGCCGGCCGATACCCTGTTTACCCCCAAATATCTGGAGCACTGCGATGCGGTGCTGGCGATGTACCACGACCAGGGCCTTCCCGTACTCAAGTACAAAGGCTTCGGCGCAGCAGTGAACGTGACCCTGGGCCTGCCGATCATCCGCACGTCGGTTGACCACGGCACCGCCCTGGACCTGGCCGGCACTGGCAAAGTCGACACCGGCAGCCTGCGCGTCGCACTGGAAACCGCCTACCAGATGGCCGAGAACCGACCATGA
- the rsmA gene encoding 16S rRNA (adenine(1518)-N(6)/adenine(1519)-N(6))-dimethyltransferase RsmA: MNEQYQHRARKRFGQNFLHDAGIIDRILRAINAKAGEHLLEIGPGQGALTEGLLGSGAQLDVVELDKDLVPILQHKFADRSNFRLHQGDALKFDFNQLGVPPRSLKVVGNLPYNISTPLIFHLLSHAGLIRDMHFMLQKEVVERMAAGPGGGDWGRLSIMVQYHCRVEHLFNVGPGAFNPPPKVDSAIVRLVPHEVLPFPAKDHLLLERVVREAFNQRRKTLRNTMKGLLDSAAIEAAGVDGSLRPEQLDLAAFVRLADQLADQQQA, from the coding sequence ATGAACGAGCAATACCAACACCGGGCGCGCAAGCGCTTCGGCCAGAACTTCCTGCACGACGCCGGTATCATCGACCGCATCCTGCGTGCCATCAACGCTAAGGCCGGCGAACACCTGCTGGAAATCGGCCCGGGCCAGGGCGCCCTGACCGAAGGCCTGCTGGGCAGTGGCGCACAGCTGGACGTGGTGGAGCTGGACAAAGACCTGGTGCCGATCCTGCAGCACAAGTTCGCCGATCGCAGCAACTTCCGCCTGCACCAGGGTGACGCCCTGAAGTTCGACTTCAACCAGTTGGGTGTGCCGCCACGCAGCCTCAAGGTGGTTGGCAACCTGCCCTACAACATCTCCACCCCGCTGATCTTCCACCTGCTCAGCCACGCCGGGCTGATCCGCGACATGCATTTCATGCTGCAGAAGGAAGTGGTCGAGCGCATGGCCGCCGGCCCTGGCGGCGGTGACTGGGGGCGCTTGTCAATCATGGTGCAGTACCACTGCCGCGTGGAGCACCTGTTCAATGTCGGCCCTGGTGCCTTCAACCCACCTCCGAAAGTGGATTCGGCAATCGTCCGCCTGGTGCCGCACGAAGTGCTGCCGTTCCCGGCCAAGGACCACCTGCTGCTGGAGCGTGTCGTTCGCGAAGCGTTCAACCAGCGCCGCAAGACCCTGCGCAACACCATGAAAGGCCTGCTGGACAGCGCCGCCATCGAGGCTGCTGGCGTTGATGGCAGCCTGCGCCCTGAACAGCTCGACCTGGCAGCCTTCGTGCGCCTGGCTGACCAACTGGCGGATCAGCAACAAGCCTGA